One segment of Leptospira kirschneri serovar Cynopteri str. 3522 CT DNA contains the following:
- a CDS encoding LptF/LptG family permease — translation MSASPFQFHSLKSFFQKWKKEFFPLRILDKYLFGEFFKIFIGTVILLTGIMLLSLVNDNLRNFTTTKAPRYHVALFLVYSIPKIISTTVVSMSLMFSICFTVGQFSVNKELVSMMAAGVSFFRIVTPLILFGILMWIIMLFVTELIVRPVNKLAKIEHDILTEGMGTLANSVYQFHVKGKEGFYYLYFYDPDKDEINGGFNYIRLRPDGSPETVISSLKAKYNYETKLWKMKKIEEWHFDNDLKLSSQQTYEEKEYELPEEPSYFKVPAGSVEEMNLFQLKEEEKRRIQKGLAYGDVLTEKHSVFALPMMTIIVTLIGTIAGYFTKKTAGVASLGITIGVVLIYYIFNSAGKSLGENGVIPPFVGVWITPSLFLGLCFWMFRRMNL, via the coding sequence ATGTCGGCAAGTCCTTTTCAATTTCATTCACTCAAATCCTTTTTTCAAAAATGGAAGAAAGAATTTTTTCCATTAAGAATTTTAGATAAGTATTTATTTGGAGAATTTTTTAAGATCTTTATCGGAACTGTGATTCTACTAACAGGGATTATGCTACTCTCCCTTGTAAATGATAACCTAAGAAATTTTACCACAACAAAGGCGCCTAGATACCACGTGGCTCTTTTTTTAGTTTATAGTATTCCGAAGATCATATCTACAACTGTAGTTTCCATGTCTTTAATGTTTTCGATTTGTTTTACGGTCGGGCAGTTTTCAGTAAATAAAGAACTCGTTTCTATGATGGCCGCAGGAGTATCTTTTTTTAGAATTGTAACTCCTCTTATCCTATTCGGAATTTTAATGTGGATTATAATGTTGTTCGTGACGGAACTCATCGTAAGGCCGGTCAACAAATTAGCAAAAATAGAACACGACATACTTACGGAGGGTATGGGAACTCTTGCGAATAGTGTGTATCAATTTCACGTAAAAGGTAAAGAAGGGTTTTATTATTTATATTTTTATGATCCGGATAAGGACGAAATCAATGGTGGATTCAATTATATAAGACTCAGACCGGATGGATCTCCGGAAACGGTAATCTCTTCCTTAAAAGCAAAATATAATTACGAAACCAAACTCTGGAAGATGAAAAAAATAGAAGAGTGGCATTTCGACAACGATTTAAAACTCAGTTCTCAGCAAACTTACGAAGAAAAAGAATATGAACTTCCCGAAGAGCCCTCCTACTTTAAGGTTCCTGCAGGTTCCGTGGAAGAGATGAATCTATTTCAGTTAAAAGAAGAAGAAAAAAGAAGAATTCAAAAAGGTCTTGCTTACGGAGACGTTCTTACAGAAAAACATTCCGTTTTTGCTTTACCTATGATGACGATCATAGTTACTTTGATCGGAACAATTGCAGGATATTTTACAAAAAAAACTGCGGGGGTTGCCTCTTTAGGTATAACCATCGGAGTTGTGCTCATCTATTATATATTTAACTCTGCGGGAAAATCCCTAGGCGAAAACGGAGTAATTCCTCCTTTTGTAGGAGTTTGGATCACTCCGAGTTTATTTTTAGGTTTGTGTTTTTGGATGTTTCGCCGGATGAATTTATAA
- a CDS encoding HEAT repeat domain-containing protein encodes MILFLFITSIQAAETPKDEFKEKVFNFSKLQATAIAEIRTKNRLDLVKELPTIFQNESIEEKTQIAILKLFSELEDLDGLAPSWVGALDSVFQKTTNVNLKKEILLLAEKKKEKRLIYSVIVAFSDPETQVRTLSYRLMNLLRDDRALPILLDMSLSKDPVHRMYFLESSLIIKDERIQNQIHKLANDESSGVRKKYLITINRLGMTDKFSQFQKSATNDPDDDVRMVALEILKNKKSRQFLSLFYKGLNDPNSDIRRISLEALLLYQDKQGAKVVSDQLTKEENSFLKARMIDLLLDLGNNGGGQGILFVLTNAEETELRTKAAYALGKLGTNTSAIELTKILSEEKENAVKWQLIHSLGELKDKNAVPALLVLARNPREKLNLRIEAVNTIRMINDPDSLPSIFEAYVSENEQALRTELENTLREILNLKFPPKIP; translated from the coding sequence TTGATTTTATTCCTTTTTATTACTTCGATTCAAGCAGCGGAAACACCTAAAGACGAGTTTAAAGAAAAAGTATTCAATTTTTCTAAATTACAAGCTACGGCGATTGCAGAGATACGAACCAAAAACAGATTGGATCTCGTAAAAGAATTACCTACTATCTTTCAAAACGAATCCATTGAAGAAAAGACTCAGATCGCGATTTTAAAGCTATTTTCTGAATTAGAGGATTTGGACGGTCTCGCACCGAGTTGGGTGGGGGCTTTGGATTCGGTCTTTCAAAAGACAACTAACGTAAATTTGAAAAAAGAAATTCTACTATTAGCTGAAAAGAAAAAAGAGAAACGGCTGATTTATTCGGTGATTGTAGCGTTTAGTGATCCTGAAACACAAGTAAGAACTTTAAGTTATCGACTGATGAATTTATTGAGGGACGATAGGGCCTTACCAATTTTACTGGATATGTCTTTGTCTAAAGATCCGGTGCATAGAATGTATTTTTTAGAATCGTCTTTGATCATTAAAGACGAAAGGATTCAAAATCAGATTCATAAATTGGCAAATGATGAAAGTTCGGGAGTGAGAAAAAAATATCTCATAACGATCAATCGACTCGGGATGACTGATAAATTTTCGCAGTTTCAAAAATCTGCCACTAATGATCCTGACGACGACGTAAGGATGGTCGCATTAGAAATTCTTAAAAATAAAAAAAGCCGTCAATTTTTATCTTTGTTTTACAAAGGACTTAATGATCCTAATTCGGATATACGAAGAATTTCTTTAGAAGCTTTGTTGCTCTACCAAGATAAACAAGGAGCCAAGGTGGTATCCGATCAATTGACCAAAGAAGAGAATTCGTTTCTAAAGGCGAGAATGATCGATCTATTGTTGGATCTTGGAAACAACGGGGGAGGGCAAGGAATTCTTTTTGTGTTGACTAACGCTGAAGAAACGGAACTGAGAACAAAAGCGGCTTACGCGTTGGGAAAGTTAGGAACGAATACAAGCGCGATTGAACTTACGAAAATTTTATCGGAAGAAAAAGAGAATGCGGTCAAGTGGCAACTCATTCATTCTTTAGGAGAGCTTAAAGATAAAAATGCGGTTCCTGCGTTACTCGTTCTTGCTAGAAATCCGAGAGAAAAACTGAATCTAAGAATCGAAGCGGTTAACACGATTCGAATGATTAATGATCCGGATAGTCTGCCTTCTATTTTTGAAGCGTATGTATCCGAAAACGAACAAGCTCTTCGCACCGAATTAGAAAATACATTACGCGAAATTTTAAACCTGAAATTCCCGCCTAAAATTCCTTAA
- the leuA2 gene encoding 2-isopropylmalate synthase LeuA2 gives MKQDSQSENEPIVRDLSISEDQRNVKLFSDLQTPIPKHPPFFMDVTLRDGNQALRRPWNLEQKETIFKQLLKLGVQGIEVGFASSNEQEFEACKHLSSIAPDNVVISSLSRAVEKEIEVSWKAIRFAPKPRIHIVYPVSAFTIQNVLKTSPEKVLDKISQSVAYAKSLVGSKGEVQFSGEHFGDSLENLDFAAKAFQTALNYGADVINLPNTVERYRPWLFVSMVKAVANLLPEDIRISIHTHNDLGMATATTVESYFAGAVQLETALNGLGERAGNTNTYEVAIALHNCGVEVPLNFSAIYETSRLVSYLSEIPIYEKAPLIGEDVISHRSGIHQDGVAKTRHLKKGAYRAFDAALIGRPEGDRIEFTNQSGKSAIYCILKDVGENITLEEAGRLQPILKKISEDLGGRELTLEEIRIEWNRLFRAI, from the coding sequence ATGAAACAAGATTCGCAATCGGAAAATGAACCTATAGTGCGTGACCTTTCCATTTCCGAAGATCAAAGAAATGTAAAGTTATTTTCGGATCTTCAAACTCCAATTCCCAAACATCCTCCTTTTTTTATGGACGTGACTTTAAGAGACGGAAACCAAGCACTTCGTAGACCTTGGAATTTGGAACAAAAGGAAACGATCTTTAAACAACTTCTAAAGTTAGGAGTACAAGGAATCGAAGTAGGATTTGCATCTTCTAACGAACAAGAATTTGAAGCGTGTAAACATCTTTCTTCGATTGCGCCAGATAACGTAGTCATATCTTCTTTATCTAGGGCTGTGGAAAAAGAAATCGAAGTTTCTTGGAAGGCAATACGGTTCGCTCCAAAACCAAGGATTCATATTGTATATCCTGTATCTGCTTTTACGATTCAAAACGTATTGAAGACAAGTCCTGAAAAAGTTTTAGATAAAATTTCCCAGTCAGTGGCTTACGCAAAAAGTCTTGTAGGATCCAAAGGAGAAGTTCAATTTTCGGGAGAACATTTCGGAGATTCTTTAGAAAACTTAGATTTTGCAGCAAAAGCGTTTCAAACCGCATTGAATTACGGAGCCGATGTGATAAATCTTCCGAACACGGTAGAACGTTATCGTCCTTGGCTTTTTGTTTCTATGGTAAAGGCGGTTGCCAATCTATTACCAGAGGATATAAGAATTTCGATTCATACTCATAATGATCTTGGAATGGCGACGGCGACAACGGTAGAATCTTACTTTGCAGGAGCTGTTCAACTGGAGACGGCGTTAAACGGACTTGGAGAAAGGGCGGGAAATACAAACACATATGAAGTAGCCATTGCACTTCATAATTGCGGAGTAGAAGTTCCTTTAAATTTTTCGGCGATCTATGAAACATCTCGTTTGGTTTCTTATCTGTCGGAGATTCCGATTTACGAAAAAGCCCCTTTGATCGGAGAAGACGTAATTTCTCATCGATCTGGAATTCATCAGGATGGAGTAGCAAAAACGCGTCATTTGAAAAAAGGCGCCTATCGTGCGTTTGACGCCGCATTGATCGGAAGGCCGGAAGGAGATAGGATCGAATTTACAAATCAATCCGGTAAAAGTGCGATCTATTGCATTTTAAAAGATGTGGGAGAAAATATCACTTTAGAAGAAGCAGGTAGGCTGCAGCCGATTTTAAAAAAGATCTCTGAAGATTTAGGTGGAAGGGAACTTACTTTGGAGGAAATTCGGATCGAATGGAATCGTTTGTTCAGAGCTATATAA
- a CDS encoding HEAT repeat domain-containing protein, whose product MKFRSILILAFAVSFTSGALLAEKSTEEHIKSLSSGSDSEKYESAVALGKNKEKSAIPELIQLLNRNNEPKIATAAAISLGKIAEPGDSTIALKNKIISSENGDIVYASLASLLNITTKNEKLEDSTKEAFEYADKNRRSDEFVADLLDLIKKKLKL is encoded by the coding sequence ATGAAATTTCGTTCTATTCTCATTCTTGCGTTCGCCGTTTCTTTTACATCCGGCGCGCTACTCGCAGAAAAATCTACTGAGGAACATATTAAATCGCTTTCTTCCGGTTCCGATTCCGAAAAATACGAATCTGCAGTTGCTCTTGGAAAGAACAAAGAAAAATCCGCAATTCCGGAACTGATCCAACTTCTAAATCGCAACAACGAACCTAAAATCGCAACGGCCGCAGCGATCTCTTTGGGAAAAATAGCAGAACCGGGCGACTCTACAATCGCTTTGAAAAACAAAATTATTTCCTCCGAAAACGGAGACATAGTTTATGCTTCTTTGGCTTCTCTTTTAAACATCACCACAAAAAATGAAAAGTTAGAAGATTCTACAAAAGAAGCCTTTGAATACGCAGATAAAAATCGTAGAAGTGATGAATTTGTAGCCGATCTTTTAGATCTCATCAAAAAGAAACTCAAACTCTGA